A window from Gossypium raimondii isolate GPD5lz chromosome 7, ASM2569854v1, whole genome shotgun sequence encodes these proteins:
- the LOC105792601 gene encoding protein SUPPRESSOR OF K(+) TRANSPORT GROWTH DEFECT 1, with the protein MYSNFKEQAIEYVKQAVQEDNAGNYSKAFPLYMNALEYFKTHLKYEKNPKIREAITQKFTEYLRRAEEIRTVLDEGGPGPATNGGAAVATRPKSKPKDGSGGGEGGDGEDPDQAKLRAGLDSAIIREKPNIKWNDVAGLESAKQALQEAVILPVKFPQFFTGKRRPWRAFLLYGPPGTGKSYLAKAVATEADSTFFSVSSSDLVSKWMGESEKLVSNLFQMARDSAPSIIFIDEIDSLCGQRGEGNESEASRRIKTELLVQMQGVGNNDQKVLVLAATNTPYALDQAIRRRFDKRIYIPLPDLKARQHMFKVHLGDTPHNLTENDFESLAHRTDGFSGSDISVCVKDVLFEPVRKTQDAMFFFKTPDDMWMPCGPKQPGAVQITMQELAAKGLAAQILPPPISRSDFDKVLARQRPTVSKADLEVHERFTNEFGEEG; encoded by the exons atgtatAGCAATTTCAAAGAACAAGCGATAGAGTATGTGAAGCAGGCGGTCCAAGAAGACAATGCTGGGAACTATAGCAAAGCTTTCCCTTTATACATGAACGCGCTCGAGTATTTCAAGACCCATTTGAAATACGAGAAGAACCCCAAAATCAGGGAGGCTATTACCCAGAAATTCACCGAGTATTTACGCCGTGCCGAGGAGATCCGTACCGTTCTAGATGAAGGTGGGCCTGGACCGGCTACTAATGGGGGCGCTGCTGTTGCCACTCGCCCCAAAAGTAAGCCCAAGGATGGTAGCGGCGGAGGGGAAGGAGGTGATGGGGAGGATCCCGATCAGGCTAAGTTGAGAGCTGGGCTTGATTCGGCTATTATTAGGGAAAAGCCTAATATTAAGTGGAATGATGTGGCTGGGTTAGAAAGTGCTAAGCAGGCTTTGCAAGAAGCTGTTATTTTGCCAGTCAAATTTCCTCAATTTTTTACTG GAAAGAGAAGGCCATGGAGAGCTTTTCTGTTGTATGGGCCACCCGGGACCGGTAAGTCATACTTGGCCAAGGCTGTTGCAACTGAAGCTGACTCTACATTTTTTAG TGTTTCTTCATCAGACCTTGTCTCAAAGTGGATGGGGGAAAGCGAAAAGCTAGTTTCAAACCTTTTCCAGATGGCTCGTGACAGTGCACCATCCATCATATTCATTGATGAAATAGATTCCTTGTGTGGACAGCGTGGTGAGGGCAATGAGAGTGAAGCATCAAGACGTATCAAAACTGAACTTTTGGTGCAGATGCAG GGCGTTGGAAATAATGATCAGAAAGTCCTAGTGCTTGCAGCAACAAATACTCCTTACGCGCTTGATCAG GCCATCCGCCGGCGTTTTGATAAGCGTATTTACATACCTCTTCCAGATTTGAAGGCTCGGCAACATATGTTCAAA GTGCATCTGGGTGATACTCCTCACAACTTGactgaaaatgattttgaaagcTTAGCTCATCGGACGGATGGGTTTTCAGGGTCAGACATATCTGTTTGT GTTAAGGATGTTCTTTTTGAACCTGTTCGTAAAACCCAAGATGCCATGTTTTTCTTCAAGACACCTGATGATATGTGGATGCCATGTGGACCAAAGCAACCAGGTGCTGTCCAAATTACTATGCAGGAATTGGCTGCCAAAGGACTTGCGGCACAG ATCCTTCCACCTCCTATTTCAAGATCAGATTTTGACAAGGTGCTTGCAAGACAGAGGCCAACAGTGAGCAAAGCTGATCTTGAGGTCCATGAAAGATTTACAAATGAGTTCGGAGAGGAAGGTTGA
- the LOC105792613 gene encoding zinc finger A20 and AN1 domain-containing stress-associated protein 3, with protein sequence MAEEHRCKAPPQCANNCGFFGNPATQNLCSQCYRHLQHLKEQGSSSAAKQAFNQALLPSFSSSSSSFSVSLAVKHEPLAETKEEVVQAEVQVHVQVRPNRCMTCKKRVGLTGFKCRCGMVFCGTHRYPENHGCSFDFKGMGKQQIAKSNPVVKGEKLQKI encoded by the coding sequence ATGGCAGAAGAACATAGATGTAAAGCACCGCCACAATGTGCAAACAATTGTGGATTCTTCGGAAACCCAGCAACCCAAAATCTTTGTTCTCAATGTTACCGCCATCTCCAGCACCTTAAAGAACAAGGATCTTCCTCTGCTGCCAAACAAGCTTTTAATCAAGCCCTCCTcccttccttttcttcttcatcatcgTCGTTTTCGGTTTCCTTGGCGGTGAAGCATGAACCGTTGGCGGAAACCAAGGAAGAGGTGGTTCAAGCGGAGGTTCAGGTCCACGTTCAAGTTCGACCTAACAGATGCATGACTTGCAAGAAGCGCGTGGGGCTGACGGGGTTCAAGTGCAGGTGTGGGATGGTGTTTTGTGGCACCCATAGGTACCCTGAAAATCATGGTTGTAGTTTCGATTTCAAAGGGATGGGAAAACAACAGATTGCCAAATCGAATCCGGTTGTCAAAGGCGAGAAGCTTCAGAAAATCTAA
- the LOC105792591 gene encoding pentatricopeptide repeat-containing protein At2g27610: MTSSLSLTRNQAKQFLKTLNNPFHKFLSLFQTNVSIPQPLDLCVESASLRHTPHLFEKSPQPDLALCNGLLFDYSRNNNNKEALNLFLGIHSFGLPVDGSTLSCVLKVCGCLFNVIAGRQVHCQCLKLGLLEDVSVGTSLLDMYMKTENVEDGRRVFDHMRERNVVSWTSLLGGYAQNGMNEEVLELFLIMQMEGIKPNPYTFAAVLGALASEGMVEKGVQVHCLIVKLGFKTVTFVSNSLISMYLRSGMGKDARLVFDGMATKNAVTWNCMISGFVTNGLDFAALETFYDMRLAGVKFTEMTFIPLIKLCANRKELGFARQLHCRVLKDGFNFDPKIKTALMVTYSKCSEINDAFKLFSTMHEAQNVVSWTAMISGHQQNGEIQEAVKLFCLMNKEGVKPNDFTYSTILTAQPAVSPFQIHAQAIKANYEKSPSVGTAILDAYVKLGNIEEAAKAFEQIDERDIVAWSAMLAGYAQIGDSEGATNIFMQLVKEGIKPNEFTFSSVINACASPTAPFEQGKQFHAWSIKSKLSDALCVCSALITMYAKRGNIDNAYQVFRRQQERDLASWNSMISGYAQHGHAKKALEIFEEMRRENMEMDDITFIGVISACSHAGLVDEGEKYFNVMIEKHRISPTMQLYSCMVDLYSRAGMLDKAMDIINTMPFPAGATVWRTLLAASRVHRHLELGKLAAEQLISLQPQDSAAYVLLSNIYAAAGNWHERRNVRKLMDQRKVKKEAGYSWIEVKNKTHSFLASDHSHPMSYQIYSKLDELKMQLKDMGYQPDTDHVLQDIADEDKETILSQHSERLAIAFGLIATPPGTALQIVKNLRVCGDCHTVIKLISLIEGRDIVVRDTNRFHHFKAGSCSCGDYW, from the coding sequence ATGACGTCGAGCCTCTCTCTTACGAGAAATCAAGCAAAACAATTCCTCAAAACTCTCAACAACCCATTCCACAAATTTCTCTCCCTTTTCCAAACCAATGTGTCGATCCCTCAACCTCTAGATCTTTGTGTTGAATCTGCTTCTTTACGGCACACTCCTCACCTGTTTGAAAAAAGTCCTCAACCAGACCTTGCCCTATGCAACGGTTTGCTTTTTGACTACTCTCGCAATAACAACAACAAGGAAGCTCTAAATCTCTTTTTGGGTATTCATAGTTTTGGTTTACCAGTCGATGGATCGACCTTATCCTGTGTTTTGAAGGTCTGTGGATGTTTGTTTAATGTCATAGCTGGAAGACAAGTTCATTGCCAATGCTTGAAACTTGGGTTACTTGAGGATGTCAGTGTAGGGACTTCTCTTTTAGACATGTATATGAAAACAGAGAATGTGGAAGATGGTAGGAGAGTTTTTGATCATATGAGGGAAAGAAATGTGGTTTCTTGGACTTCATTGCTTGGAGGCTATGCACAAAATGGAATGAATGAGGAAGTTTTAGAATTGTTTCTGATAATGCAAATGGAAGGGATAAAACCCAATCCATACACCTTTGCGGCTGTTCTTGGAGCTTTGGCGTCTGAAGGGATGGTAGAGAAGGGTGTTCAAGTTCATTGTTTGATTGTAAAGTTGGGTTTCAAGACAGTAACTTTTGTGTCCAATTCTTTGATTAGTATGTATTTGAGGTCAGGGATGGGTAAAGATGCTAGACTTGTTTTTGATGGTATGGCAACCAAGAATGCTGTGACATGGAATTGTATGATTTCTGGTTTTGTAACAAATGGGCTTGATTTCGCAGCTCTCGAAACATTTTACGATATGAGGCTTGCTGGTGTTAAGTTTACTGAAATGACTTTTATTCCTCTTATTAAGTTATGTGCTAATCGTAAGGAATTGGGTTTTGCAAGGCAGCTTCATTGTCGAGTTTTGAAAGATGGTTTTAATTTCGACCCTAAAATCAAAACTGCACTTATGGTGACTTACAGTAAGTGTAGCGAAATCAACGATGCATTCAAGTTGTTCTCAACAATGCATGAAGCTCAAAATGTTGTATCTTGGACAGCCATGATCAGTGGGCACCAGCAGAACGGTGAAATTCAAGAGGCAGTTAAACTTTTTTGTTTAATGAACAAGGAAGGTGTTAAACCAAACGATTTTActtattctaccatccttaCGGCTCAACCAGCTGTTTCTCCTTTCCAAATACATGCACAAGCAATCAAAGCTAATTATGAGAAGTCGCCGTCCGTTGGAACTGCTATTTTAGATGCTTATGTTAAGCTGGGAAATATTGAGGAAGCTGCTAAAGCTTTCGAACAAATTGATGAGAGGGACATTGTTGCATGGTCTGCAATGCTAGCTGGTTATGCTCAAATAGGAGACTCTGAGGGAGCTACCAATATTTTCATGCAGCTGGTAAAGGAGGGGATTAAACCTAATGAATTCACCTTTTCGAGTGTTATAAATGCCTGTGCATCACCTACAGCACCTTTCGAACAGGGAAAGCAGTTTCATGCATGgtcaatcaaatcaaaattaagtgaTGCTTTATGTGTATGTAGTGCTCTTATTACCATGTATGCTAAGAGAGGGAATATAGATAATGCATATCAAGTTTTTAGGAGGCAGCAGGAAAGAGATCTCGCTTCATGGAACTCAATGATCTCTGGATATGCACAGCATGGTCATGCAAAGAAAGCTCTTGAGATATTTGAGGAAATGCGAAGAGAAAACATGGAAATGGATGATATAACATTTATTGGTGTCATTTCTGCGTGTAGTCATGCTGGATTAGTGGATGAAGGTGAAAAGTACTTCAATGTGATGATAGAAAAACACCGTATTTCTCCAACAATGCAGCTGTATTCTTGCATGGTTGATCTATATAGCCGAGCAGGCATGCTTGACAAGGCCATGGATATCATTAACACGATGCCATTCCCTGCTGGTGCAACTGTCTGGCGAACTCTCTTGGCTGCCAGCCGTGTTCATCGCCATTTAGAGCTCGGGAAACTTGCTGCAGAACAGCTTATTTCACTTCAGCCACAAGATTCGGCTGCATATGTTCTGCTCTCCAATATTTATGCTGCTGCAGGAAATTGGCATGAAAGAAGGAATGTGAGGAAATTGATGGACCAGAGAAAAGTGAAAAAGGAGGCTGGTTACAGCTGGATTGAAGTTAAGAACAAGACTCACTCATTCTTGGCCTCTGATCATTCTCATCCCATGTcatatcaaatttattcaaaacttgATGAGCTAAAAATGCAACTGAAGGACATGGGGTATCAACCTGATACTGATCATGTACTTCAGGACATTGCAGATGAAGATAAAGAAACCATCCTGTCTCAACACAGTGAGAGACTGGCTATTGCTTTTGGGTTGATTGCTACTCCTCCCGGAACAGCACTTCAGATCGTTAAGAACCTTAGAGTATGCGGAGACTGTCACACTGTTATTAAGTTGATATCACTGATTGAAGGAAGAGATATAGTTGTTAGGGATACAAACCGGTTCCACCACTTCAAAGCCGGTAGCTGTTCTTGTGGTGATTACTGGTAA